The following coding sequences lie in one Megalodesulfovibrio gigas DSM 1382 = ATCC 19364 genomic window:
- a CDS encoding two-component system sensor histidine kinase NtrB, translated as MQFLPAKNKGPLLLALATLLLIALALAASSLQALREQRRSLDSHLLLAARSVHAALAGALRRRPLQDGELPLIPGAAAFMQELRAESGVHFLGVYGPEGERLVAPLFDEDAQRFQISKRMVQVMQEEGEFKGVELAGGLQLFVYGRDMGPPRLRDRLGLPGLPVPPSAGPFERPGPDRPPPRQPPLQARRVLLVGLDMSPHLATYRSFVRTALLQTSLVFFAAAGLWVLGVVLLNRRELARKTVTLERLQSRLLDNLPDGLVHLDGHGAVLAANPAAHVLLGVEEGALVGRNSLTLGSQAAALLADESDAVAHRPVRWRQQQHGERFLEVLSLTMDEAGPAGAHGHPCAVTASPGCGERLVLLRDRTELKKLEEHLSDARRLATVGVLAAGVAHEIRNPLSALRGFAQFFAKKLAGKQPEEQYANTMVSEADRLNRVVGDLLNLARPRALSPAMVDLQALGEELGHLLEQDIAAVDAVFSTDFQAQMCYADADAIKQCLLNLILNSLQALGEGREAAAPAAHPAVRLGAVSVFGTSGTAGGVEVFVQDNGPGMRESERRHAFDPFYTSKPRGAGLGLALVEKTMREHGGSARIESAPGQGTTVRLLFPFPSGEEAA; from the coding sequence ATGCAGTTTCTTCCCGCCAAGAACAAAGGCCCTCTGCTGCTGGCCCTGGCCACGCTGCTGCTCATCGCCCTGGCTCTGGCCGCCTCCAGCCTGCAGGCCCTGCGGGAGCAGCGCCGCTCCCTGGACAGTCACCTGCTGCTGGCCGCCCGGTCCGTGCATGCCGCCCTGGCCGGGGCGCTTCGGCGCAGGCCCCTGCAGGATGGCGAACTGCCCCTCATCCCCGGTGCGGCGGCCTTCATGCAGGAGCTTCGGGCCGAGAGCGGCGTCCATTTTCTGGGCGTATATGGTCCTGAAGGCGAGCGGCTGGTTGCGCCCTTGTTTGACGAAGACGCCCAGCGTTTTCAGATCTCGAAGCGCATGGTGCAGGTGATGCAGGAGGAGGGGGAATTCAAGGGCGTGGAACTGGCCGGCGGCCTGCAACTGTTTGTTTACGGCCGGGATATGGGACCGCCCAGGCTGCGTGACCGGCTTGGCCTGCCGGGCCTTCCTGTGCCCCCGTCTGCCGGGCCTTTTGAGCGCCCCGGACCGGACAGGCCGCCCCCGCGCCAGCCCCCGCTGCAGGCGCGCCGGGTGTTGCTGGTGGGGTTGGACATGTCCCCCCATCTGGCCACATACCGCAGCTTTGTCCGTACGGCCTTGCTGCAGACGAGTCTGGTGTTCTTTGCCGCCGCCGGCCTCTGGGTGCTGGGCGTGGTGCTGCTCAATCGGCGAGAGCTGGCCCGCAAAACCGTGACGCTGGAACGCCTGCAGTCCCGCCTGCTGGACAATCTCCCCGACGGCCTTGTGCATCTGGACGGGCACGGCGCCGTGCTGGCCGCCAATCCCGCGGCGCATGTCCTGCTGGGCGTGGAGGAAGGGGCCCTGGTGGGACGCAATTCCCTGACCCTTGGCTCCCAGGCCGCCGCCCTGCTGGCCGACGAAAGCGACGCCGTCGCGCATCGGCCAGTGCGCTGGCGGCAGCAGCAGCACGGGGAGCGGTTTTTGGAAGTGTTGTCCCTGACCATGGATGAGGCCGGCCCCGCCGGCGCTCATGGGCATCCCTGTGCCGTGACGGCCTCCCCTGGTTGCGGTGAACGTCTGGTGCTCCTGCGCGACCGTACCGAACTCAAGAAGCTGGAAGAACACCTTTCCGACGCCCGCCGTCTGGCTACCGTGGGCGTGCTGGCCGCCGGCGTGGCCCATGAAATCCGCAACCCCCTGAGCGCCCTGCGCGGCTTTGCGCAGTTTTTCGCCAAAAAACTGGCCGGCAAGCAGCCCGAGGAGCAGTACGCCAACACCATGGTCAGCGAGGCGGATCGCCTGAACCGCGTGGTGGGGGACCTGCTGAATCTGGCCCGTCCCCGGGCGCTCTCGCCGGCGATGGTGGATCTGCAGGCCCTGGGCGAGGAGCTGGGCCATCTGCTGGAGCAGGATATCGCCGCCGTGGACGCCGTCTTTTCCACTGATTTTCAGGCGCAGATGTGCTATGCGGATGCGGACGCCATCAAGCAGTGCCTGCTCAATCTGATCCTCAACAGCCTGCAGGCCCTGGGCGAGGGCAGGGAGGCGGCTGCCCCGGCGGCGCATCCGGCGGTGCGGCTGGGGGCTGTGTCTGTTTTTGGCACTTCCGGCACTGCAGGCGGTGTGGAAGTGTTTGTGCAGGACAACGGCCCCGGCATGCGCGAAAGCGAGCGCCGTCATGCCTTCGATCCCTTCTACACGTCCAAACCCAGGGGCGCGGGCCTGGGCCTGGCCCTGGTGGAGAAAACCATGCGGGAACACGGCGGCAGCGCGCGCATCGAATCCGCCCCGGGCCAGGGGACCACGGTGCGGCTGCTGTTTCCGTTTCCCTCCGGAGAGGAAGCCGCATGA
- a CDS encoding sigma-54-dependent transcriptional regulator, with protein MKRLCIIDDEPGHRLMVRAIMEDAGWDVVEAGSGEDGLRLLREELHAAEPGQRSGVVLLDMRMPGMDGRQTLHALQRLRPELPVVMLTAYGSVDVAVEAMKRGAFDFLTKPADNEELLATLEKAHEYGRLLAESAALARGSTDALAADLEPCRTLVGESPAMREVKELIARAGPSEATILILGESGTGKELIAEALHAASRRAAMPMIKINCAALPEQLLESELFGYKKGAFTGAVKDKPGRFVLADGGTLFLDEIGELPMAVQAKLLRALQERVIEPLGGVKPVPVDVRVLAATNKDLAQAIAEGTFREDLYFRLNILEITAPPLRERLEDVPLLASHLLDKLARKNRRAAPAVSGLFLDALRPYPWPGNVRELENVLERALILASTDMLQPAQLPPRVLEARSPAVSGAGAHMAAVISPALLEEAEREAIVKALDAHRGHRERTAQALGISRRTLQYKISRYGLAKRRDAADNDSLQ; from the coding sequence ATGAAGCGTCTGTGCATCATCGACGATGAACCCGGCCACCGCTTGATGGTTCGCGCCATCATGGAAGACGCCGGCTGGGACGTGGTCGAGGCCGGCAGCGGCGAGGATGGCCTGCGCCTGCTGCGCGAAGAGCTTCATGCCGCGGAGCCTGGGCAACGGTCCGGCGTGGTGCTGCTGGACATGCGCATGCCCGGCATGGACGGCCGCCAGACCCTGCACGCCCTGCAACGCCTGCGGCCGGAGCTGCCCGTGGTCATGCTCACGGCGTACGGCAGCGTGGATGTGGCCGTGGAGGCCATGAAGCGCGGGGCCTTCGATTTTCTCACCAAACCCGCGGACAACGAAGAGCTGCTCGCCACCCTGGAAAAGGCCCACGAGTACGGCCGGCTTCTGGCGGAAAGTGCCGCCCTGGCCCGGGGAAGCACGGACGCCCTGGCCGCGGATCTGGAACCCTGCCGCACCCTGGTGGGCGAGAGTCCGGCCATGCGCGAGGTCAAGGAGCTCATCGCCCGGGCTGGTCCCAGCGAGGCAACCATTCTCATCCTGGGCGAGTCCGGCACGGGCAAGGAGCTCATCGCCGAGGCCCTGCACGCCGCCAGCCGCCGGGCGGCCATGCCCATGATCAAGATCAACTGTGCCGCCCTGCCCGAACAACTGCTGGAAAGCGAACTCTTCGGCTACAAGAAAGGCGCGTTCACTGGCGCCGTGAAAGACAAGCCCGGTCGATTTGTCCTGGCCGATGGCGGCACCCTGTTTCTGGACGAGATCGGCGAGCTGCCCATGGCCGTGCAGGCCAAGCTGCTGCGCGCCCTGCAGGAACGGGTGATAGAGCCCCTGGGCGGCGTGAAGCCCGTGCCCGTGGATGTGCGGGTGCTGGCCGCCACCAACAAGGATCTTGCCCAGGCCATTGCCGAGGGCACATTCCGGGAAGATCTGTACTTCCGTCTGAACATTCTGGAAATCACCGCGCCTCCCCTGCGGGAACGCCTGGAGGATGTGCCGCTGCTCGCCAGTCACCTGCTGGACAAGCTGGCCCGGAAGAATCGTCGCGCGGCCCCGGCCGTCTCCGGCCTGTTTCTGGACGCCCTGCGCCCGTACCCCTGGCCCGGCAATGTGCGGGAGCTGGAAAACGTGCTGGAACGCGCCCTCATCCTCGCCAGTACAGACATGCTCCAGCCCGCCCAGCTGCCGCCCCGGGTGCTGGAGGCGCGCAGCCCCGCAGTGTCCGGTGCCGGGGCGCACATGGCGGCCGTCATCTCCCCGGCCCTGCTGGAGGAGGCGGAGCGCGAGGCCATCGTCAAGGCCCTGGACGCCCACCGCGGCCACCGCGAACGCACGGCCCAGGCCCTGGGCATCAGCCGGCGCACCTTGCAATACAAAATTTCCCGCTACGGCCTTGCCAAACGCCGCGATGCCGCGGACAACGACTCCCTGCAGTGA
- a CDS encoding chemotaxis protein CheW, which yields MTTLATPSTPSPSLACLPFFLDDRTFALPLEAVERVTRMVAVTPLPGAPAVVRGVIDMAGDFLPVVDPRVRFGMQPMRVLPYQQLVILRTTRRRMAMQVDGAGEVFQWTGVVSPATAPLWPGLELVAGVAHLGEEMIMLHDPDRFFLPDEEEALRAALEKRGEPQG from the coding sequence ATGACCACCCTTGCCACGCCTTCGACTCCCTCGCCGTCCCTGGCCTGCCTGCCGTTCTTCCTGGATGATCGAACCTTTGCCCTGCCCCTGGAAGCGGTGGAGCGCGTGACGCGCATGGTGGCCGTCACCCCCCTGCCGGGCGCGCCGGCCGTGGTCCGCGGCGTCATCGATATGGCCGGGGATTTTCTGCCCGTGGTGGATCCGCGGGTGCGGTTCGGCATGCAGCCCATGCGCGTGTTGCCGTATCAGCAGCTGGTCATCCTGCGCACGACCCGTCGGCGCATGGCCATGCAGGTGGATGGCGCCGGGGAAGTGTTCCAGTGGACGGGTGTTGTCTCGCCGGCGACCGCGCCCTTGTGGCCCGGGCTGGAGCTGGTGGCCGGCGTGGCGCACCTGGGAGAGGAAATGATCATGTTGCATGATCCGGACCGCTTCTTTTTGCCCGACGAGGAAGAAGCCCTGCGGGCCGCCCTGGAGAAGCGGGGCGAGCCACAGGGATAA
- a CDS encoding CheR family methyltransferase, protein MSREEPPPASPPHVLSPLLYRQVAQRIADRTGMAYLTDRQTDFERRLDAAARELGQELGVFASAIVSGGLTAAQWDVLADHLAVAETYFFREMRTLAMLEAHVLPALAQQADREQRGLRIWSAGCCTGEEPYTLAIMLHRAGLWRSGRENLLLATDLNPRFLHKAQAGGYRQWSFRGSPDWLLEYFVQESSQIRRIIPAIRKMVRFEQLNLASPGWPRDMCREFDLILCRNVLLYFTKDGMREVTARFTGRMAQGGWLVTAPAEAAHLMELELLEPVRLESALLFRKGGECSPWSCLLPEVQPSANMLEQADAEQDTRPYLPDGEWPESGSEPEVAAFPVAAKLEPVGLDAAVPAMEGDWPARAASLARQLADAGRLEEAGRWVAKALETARLDPALHHLDGVIHAAAGNEEDARKAWRKALYLDPSLVMTRYLLLCLERDAGAVAAVATHARVLLDQLQGLPPDALAPNAEGLSAGRLRELVEQVLFME, encoded by the coding sequence ATGTCCCGCGAGGAACCGCCGCCGGCATCGCCGCCCCATGTGTTGTCGCCCCTGCTGTACCGGCAGGTGGCGCAGCGCATCGCCGATCGCACGGGCATGGCCTACTTGACGGATCGGCAGACGGATTTCGAGCGCCGCCTGGACGCCGCTGCCAGGGAGCTTGGGCAGGAGCTGGGAGTGTTCGCCTCGGCCATCGTCTCCGGCGGACTCACGGCCGCCCAGTGGGATGTGCTGGCCGATCACCTGGCGGTGGCGGAGACGTATTTTTTCCGCGAAATGCGCACCCTGGCCATGCTGGAGGCCCATGTGCTGCCGGCCCTGGCCCAGCAGGCAGACCGCGAACAGCGGGGGCTGCGCATCTGGAGCGCCGGCTGCTGCACCGGGGAGGAGCCGTACACCCTGGCCATCATGCTGCACCGCGCCGGGCTCTGGCGCAGCGGGCGGGAGAATCTGCTGCTGGCCACGGATCTGAATCCGCGGTTTCTGCACAAGGCCCAGGCAGGCGGATACCGGCAATGGTCCTTCCGTGGGTCCCCGGATTGGCTGCTGGAGTATTTCGTGCAGGAATCCAGTCAGATTCGGCGCATCATCCCTGCCATCCGCAAGATGGTCCGCTTCGAGCAGCTCAACCTGGCCAGCCCGGGTTGGCCCAGGGACATGTGCCGCGAATTCGACCTGATCCTGTGCCGCAACGTGCTGCTATATTTCACCAAGGACGGCATGCGCGAGGTGACGGCGCGGTTCACGGGCCGCATGGCCCAGGGTGGCTGGCTGGTCACGGCCCCGGCCGAGGCGGCGCATTTGATGGAGCTGGAGCTGCTGGAACCCGTGCGGCTGGAAAGCGCCCTCCTGTTCCGCAAGGGGGGAGAATGTTCGCCGTGGTCCTGCCTGCTGCCGGAGGTGCAGCCGTCGGCGAACATGCTGGAGCAGGCCGATGCGGAGCAGGACACGCGACCATATTTGCCGGACGGGGAATGGCCGGAGAGTGGGTCGGAGCCGGAAGTGGCCGCCTTTCCGGTCGCTGCGAAGCTGGAGCCTGTCGGATTGGACGCCGCCGTGCCGGCCATGGAGGGCGACTGGCCGGCCCGTGCCGCATCCCTGGCCCGACAGCTGGCCGATGCCGGCCGCCTGGAAGAAGCCGGCCGCTGGGTGGCCAAGGCCCTGGAGACGGCGCGGCTGGATCCCGCCCTGCATCATCTCGATGGTGTCATCCACGCTGCCGCCGGCAACGAGGAGGACGCCCGCAAGGCCTGGCGCAAGGCATTGTATCTGGATCCGTCCCTGGTCATGACGCGGTATCTGCTCCTGTGTCTGGAGCGCGATGCCGGCGCTGTCGCCGCCGTGGCCACGCACGCTCGTGTGCTCCTGGACCAGCTCCAGGGCCTGCCGCCGGATGCCCTGGCCCCCAATGCCGAAGGACTTTCGGCCGGGCGGCTCAGGGAGCTTGTGGAGCAGGTCCTGTTTATGGAATAA
- a CDS encoding chemotaxis protein CheW, with protein sequence MSTTLCLLTSDADAVLARRARELARPAVSREQCDRVAVQEMLFFALGDQAFAVDTRFVLGAGHVHHLLPLPGTPAFIAGVMLWEGRILAVNSLAQLLGLQSGQSGTDAEADIESDRGRLVVAMHGPDVEAPRLELLFEVDALLGVGGLAREALPGGALWRAPPPAAGRLGTCRRAVVQAAMVRDLASPPSVTTFLDMHALLTDPALQPGAHA encoded by the coding sequence ATGTCCACCACACTCTGCCTGTTGACTTCCGATGCCGATGCCGTGCTGGCCCGGCGCGCCCGCGAGCTGGCCCGCCCGGCCGTTTCCCGGGAACAGTGCGACCGGGTCGCGGTCCAGGAAATGTTGTTTTTCGCCCTGGGGGATCAGGCCTTTGCCGTGGATACGCGCTTTGTCCTTGGCGCGGGGCATGTGCATCATCTGCTGCCCCTGCCCGGCACGCCGGCGTTCATCGCCGGGGTCATGCTCTGGGAGGGCCGCATTCTGGCCGTCAACAGCCTGGCGCAGCTTTTGGGCCTGCAGTCGGGGCAGTCGGGCACGGACGCCGAGGCAGATATTGAGTCGGACCGCGGCCGGCTGGTGGTGGCCATGCACGGGCCGGATGTGGAGGCCCCCCGGCTGGAGCTGTTGTTCGAGGTGGATGCCCTGTTGGGCGTGGGTGGTCTGGCGCGGGAGGCGCTCCCAGGGGGGGCGCTGTGGCGTGCGCCGCCTCCGGCCGCCGGCCGGCTCGGGACCTGCCGGCGCGCCGTGGTGCAGGCCGCCATGGTTCGAGACCTGGCCTCCCCCCCGTCGGTGACGACTTTTTTGGACATGCATGCCCTGCTGACGGACCCGGCCTTGCAACCCGGGGCACACGCATGA